The Kordia sp. SMS9 DNA window AATCAGACTGAAAGATTAAATTTCGCCTCGGCAAAACACACACCTGAATATCCAGATTTCCTTGATATTCAAATCAAATCATTCCAAGATTTCTTTCAACTAGAGACGAAATCAGAAGAGCGTGGCGAAGAAGGATTATACAATACCTTCCAAGAAAACTTTCCAATTACAGACACGCGTAATCAATTCGTATTAGAATTTCTTGATTACTTCGTTGACCCACCACGATACAACATTCAAGAATGTATCGAAAGAGGATTAACATACAGTGTGCCGTTAAAAGCACGTCTAAAACTGTACTGTACAGATCCAGAGCATGAAGACTTCGAAACCATCGTGCAAGATGTGTACTTAGGTACCATTCCTTACATGACTCCAAGTGGAACTTTCTGTATCAATGGAGCCGAACGTGTCGTAGTTTCTCAATTACACCGTTCTCCAGGAGTGTTTTTTGGACAATCTTTCCATGCAAATGGAACTAAACTATATTCTGCCAGAGTTATACCTTTTAAAGGTTCTTGGATAGAATTTGCAACTGATATCAATAGCGTAATGTACGCCTATATTGATAGAAAGAAAAAATTACCTGTAACTACCCTATTTAGAGCAATCGGTTTCGAAAGTGATAAAGATATTCTTGAAATATTTGACCTTGCGGAAGAAGTAAAAGTTTCTAAAAGTGGACTTAAAAAAGTATTAGGACGTAAGTTAGCAGCTCGTGTATTAAACACATGGCATGAAGACTTCGTAGATGAAGATACAGGAGAAGTAGTATCCATCGAGCGTAACGAAATTGTGCTTGATCGTGATACCATCTTAGAAAAAGAACACATAGAAGAAATCGTAGAAGCTGGCGTAAAAATGATTCTTTTACACAAAGAAGAAAACCAAGCTGGTGATTATGCGATTATCCATAATACATTACAAAAAGACCCTACAAACTCTGAAAAAGAAGCTGTAGAGCACATTTATCGACAACTTCGTAATGCAGAACCGCCAGATGAGGAAACTGCACGTGGAATTATTGACAAATTATTCTTCTCCGATCAACGTTACAACCTTGGTGGCGTAGGTCGTTATCGTATGAACAAAAAGTTAGGATTGAATATCGACATGGATAAGCAAGTCTTAACAAAAGAAGATATCATCACGATCATCAAATACTTAATTGAGTTAATCAACTCAAAAGCGGAAATTGATGATATTGATCACTTATCTAACAGACGTGTTCGTACCGTAGGAGAACAATTGGCACAACAATTCGGTGTTGGATTAGCACGTATGGCTAGAACCATTCGTGAGCGTATGAATGTTAGAGATAATGAGGTATTTACACCAATCGACCTGATTAATGCAAAAACCTTATCATCTGTAATTAATTCATTCTTCGGAACGAATCAGTTGTCGCAGTTTATGGATCAAACAAATCCATTAGCAGAAATTACACACAAGCGTCGTTTATCGGCTTTAGGACCTGGAGGACTTTCTCGAGAAAGAGCAGGGTTTGAGGTACGTGACGTTCACTATACACACTACGGACGTTTATGTCCTATTGAAACACCAGAAGGACCAAACATTGGATTGATATCTTCTCTTGGAGTATTTGCGAAAGTAAACTCTATGGGATTCTTAGAAACTCCATATCGTAAAGTTGAAAATGGTAAAGTAGATATCAATAAGTTCTCATATTTAAGTGCGGAAGAAGAAGAAGGAATGAAAATTTCTCAAGCAAACATTCCGACAACTGAAGATGGAACAATCAGTGTTGATAAAATAATCGCTCGTGAAGAAGGTGATTTCCCAGTAGTAACTCCATCAGAAGTTGACTATACGGATGTTGCGCCAAATCAAATTGCTTCCATCTCTGCATCGTTAATTCCATTCTTGGAGCATGATGATGCCAACCGTGCATTGATGGGATCAAACATGATGCGTCAGGCAGTACCATTATTACGTCCACAATCTCCAATTGTAGGAACAGGATTAGAACGTCAAGTAGCGTCTGATTCAAGAGTATTGGTAAATGCAGAAGGCGACGGATTGGTAGAATATGTAGACGCAAATAAAATTACCATCAAATATGATCGTACAGATGATGAAAGATTGGTAAGTTTTGATGGCGACTCAAAAACATACAACCTTATCAAATTCCGTAAAACGAATCAAAGTACGTCCATCAACTTAAAGCCAATTGTAAGAAGAGGCGACCGAGTGAAAAAAGGACAAGTACTTTGTGAAGGATACGCAACTCAAAAAGGAGAATTGGCACTTGGACGTAACATGAAAGTTGCCTTCATGCCTTGGAAAGGATATAACTTTGAAGATGCCATTGTAATCTCTGAAAAAGTAGTACGTGAAGATATCTTTACGTCTATTCACATTGATGAATATTCAATGGACGTAAGAGATACAAAACTAGGAGCTGAAGAATTAACCAACGACATTCCAAACGTTTCGGAAGAAGCTACCAAAGATTTGGACGAACACGGAATGATCAGAATTGGAGCTGAAGTAAAACCTGGCGACATCCTAATAGGTAAAATTACACCAAAAGGAGAATCAGATCCTACACCAGAAGAAAAATTATTGCGTGCTATCTTTGGAGATAAAGCTGGTGATGTAAAAGATGCTTCATTAAAAGCATCACCATCTTTACACGGAGTTGTGATCAATAAGAAATTATTCTCAAGAGCAATCAAAGACAAACGTAAAAGAGCAAAAGATAAAGAAGAAATCGCATCTTTAGAATTGGAATACACTTCTAAATTTGAAGAATTGCGAGGCATCTTAATCGAGAAGTTATTCACGATTGTCAATGGAAAAACTTCGCAAGGAGTTCAAAATGATTTGGGTGAAGAAGTATTGCCAAAAGGGAAAAAGTTTACCTTAAAAATGTTGAATGCAGTAGAAGATTACGCGCATTTAACTGGAGGAACTTGGACTACGGACGATGCTACTAATAGTGCTGTTGCAGATTTAGTACACAACTATAAAATCAAACTTAATGACCTTCAAGGAGCATTAAGAAGAGATAAATTTACCATCTCTGTTGGTGACGAATTGCCAGCGGGAATCTTAAAACTTGCAAAAGTATACATCGCGAAAAAGCGTAAGTTAAAAGTAGGTGATAAAATGGCAGGACGTCACGGTAACAAAGGTATCGTAGCGCGTATCGTTCGTCAAGAAGATATGCCATTCTTAGAAGATGGAACGCCAGTTGATATTGTATTAAATCCATTAGGTGTACCTTCTCGTATGAATATCGGTCAGATTTATGAAACGGTACTAGGATGGGCAGGAGAAAAACTAGATCGTAAATATGCAACACCAATCTTTGATGGTGCCTCTTTAGATCAGATCAACGAAATCACTGACGAAGCAGGAATTCCAAGATTTGGACATACCTACTTATACGACGGTGGAACAGGAGAGCGCTTTGATCAACCTGCAACAGTAGGGATTATTTACATGCTGAAACTAGGTCACATGGTAGATGACAAAATGCACGCACGTTCTATTGGACCATACTCATTAATTACGCAGCAACCATTAGGTGGTAAAGCACAATTTGGAGGTCAGCGTTTTGGAGAAATGGAAGTTTGGGCACTAGAAGCATACGGTGCATCTAGTACACTTAGAGAAATATTGACTGTGAAATCAGATGACGTAATTGGTAGAGCTAAAACATACGAAGCAATCGTAAAAGGTGAATCAATGCCAGAACCAGGATTACCAGAATCATTCAATGTATTAATGCATGAATTGAAAGGTCTTGGATTAGACATCAGATTAGAAGAATAAAATAAAAACGCCGTGTCACTTTCAGTGGTGCGGCTACTAGTACACATAATTCATTATCACCCATTAATATGGCAAGAAATAAAGATAAGAATACTGTAAAGAGATTTAATAAAATCTCAATAGGGTTAGCCTCTCCGGAGTCTATTTTAGCAGCTTCTAAAGGAGAAGTGTTAAAGCCCGAAACAATTAACTATCGTACACACAAACCAGAGCGTGACGGACTTTTCTGTGAGCGTATCTTTGGTCCTGTAAAGGATTACGAATGTGCTTGTGGTAAATACAAGAGAATTCGTTACAAAGGAATCGTTTGTGATAGATGTGGTGTTGAAGTAACAGAAAAGAAAGTACGAAGAGACAGAGTTGGTCACATCAACTTGGTGGTGCCTGTAGCACATATTTGGTATTTCCGTTCTTTACCAAACAAAATAGGATACCTTTTAGGATTACCTTCTAAGAAATTAGACATGATCATATACTACGAACGTTACGTAGTAATTCAGCCAGGTGATGCTAAAAATGAAGCTGGAGAACCAGTTCAAAAAATGGATTTCTTAACGGAAGAAGAATACTTAAATATTCTTGAGTCACTTCCGCAAGAAAACTTATACTTAGACGATACAGACCCTAACAAGTTTATCGCTAAGATGGGTGCTGAATGTTTAATTGAATTGTTATCAAGAATTGATTTAGACCAGTTATCATTCGACCTAAGACACAAAGCAAATAACGAAACTTCGAAGCAACGTAAAACGGAAGCGTTAAAGCGTTTGCAAGTGGTTGAATCTTTACGTGACGCGAACAAAAATCGTGAAAACCGTCCAGAATGGATGATCATGAAAGTTGTGCCTGTAATTCCACCAGAATTACGTCCGTTAGTACCATTAGATGGTGGTCGTTTCGCAACGTCTGACTTAAATGATTTATACCGTAGAGTAATTATCCGTAATAATCGTTTAAAAAGGTTGATGGAGATCAAAGCTCCAGAAGTAATCTTACGTAACGAGAAGCGTATGCTTCAAGAATCGGTAGATTCATTGTTCGATAACACGCGTAAATCATCAGCAGTAAAAACAGATTCTAACAGACCATTAAAATCATTATCGGATTCCTTAAAAGGGAAGCAAGGACGTTTCCGTCAAAACTTACTTGGTAAGCGTGTCGATTATTCAGCACGTTCGGTAATTGTGGTTGGTCCAGAATTAAAATTATACGAATGTGGATTGCCTAAAAACATGGCAGCAGAATTGTACAAGCCTTTTGTAATTCGTAAATTAATTGAAAGAGGTATTGTAAAAACTGTAAAATCTGCAAAGAAAATTATAGACAAAAAAGAGCCTGTTGTTTGGGATATTTTGGATAACGTTATTAAAGGACATCCAGTATTACTAAACCGTGCGCCAACGCTTCACCGATTAGGAATTCAGGCTTTCCAGCCAAAACTTATTGAAGGAAAAGCGATTCAGTTACACCCATTAGCGTGTACAGCCTTTAACGCCGATTTTGATGGTGACCAAATGGCGGTGCATTTACCATTAGGGCCAGAAGCAATCTTAGAAGCACAATTATTAATGTTGGCTTCTCAAAACATTCTGAATCCTGCAAATGGTTCGCCAATTACGGTACCTTCTCAAGATATGGTATTAGGTTTATACTATATGACGAAGTTGCGTAAATCTACTCCTGAGCGTAAAATCAAAGGAGAAGGGTTAACGTTCTACTCTGCGGAAGAAGTAGTAATGGCATATAACGAGAAAAAAATTGAGTTGAATGCTTCTATGAAAATTAGAGCGATTGACTTTAATGATGAAGGAGAATTAGTTCCGCAAATAATTGAAACAACTGTGGGACGTGTACTTTTCAACGAAAAAGTACCGCCACAAGCAGGATATATCAATGAAGTATTGACGAAAAAATCGTTGCGTACTATTATTGGTAAAGTTTTGAGGTTGACAGACATTCCAACAACGTCTAATTTCTTAGATGAAATCAAAGGACTTGGATACGGGTTTGCCTTTAGAGGTGGATTGTCATTCAGCTTAGGAGATATCATCATTCCAAAAGAAAAGCAAGAATTAATTGACATCGCTAACAAAGAGGTAGATACCATTACCATGAACTATAACATGGGATTAATTACCAACAACGAGCGTTACAATCAGGTAATTGACAAATGGACAACGACCAATGCAAACTTGACAGAGTTGTCAATGAAACACATTAGTGAAGATCAACAAGGATTTAACTCTGTGTATATGATGCTTGATTCTGGTGCGCGTGGTTCGAAAGAGCAAATTCGTCAGTTAACAGGAATGCGTGGATTGATGGCGAAGCCTAAAAAATCAACCGCAGGTGGTGGAGAAATTATTGAAAATCCAATTCTTTCTAACTTTAAAGAAGGATTATCAATCTTAGAATACTTTATCTCTACACACGGTGCGCGTAAAGGTTTAGCGGATACGGCATTAAAAACAGCCGATGCAGGATACTTAACACGTCGTTTAGTAGACGTTTCGCAAGATGTAATTGTGAACATTCACGATTGTGAAACATTACGAGGCGTAGAAGTAAAAGCATTAAAGAAAAGTGAAGAAGTAGTTGAGAAGTTAAAAGAACGTATCTTAGGTAGAGTTTCGCTACAAGATGTATACAATCCATTAACGGAAGAAATACTAGTAGAAGCTGGACAAGAAATTTCAGAAGAAATTGCAGAAGCTATCGAAGATTCTCCAGTAGAATCTGTAGAAGTGCGTTCGCCACTTACGTGTGAAGCACCAAAAGGAATCTGTGCTAAATGTTACGGACGTAACCTTTCTACCAACAAAATGGTTCAAATTGGAGAAGCTGTTGGCGTTGTTGCTGCACAATCTATTGGTGAACCTGGTACGCAGTTAACGCTTCGTACATTCCACATGGGAGGAACTGCGAGTAACATTTCTGAAGAAAACCAATTGAAAGCTAAATTTGCAGGTGTTGCGGAAATCGAAGAATTGAAAACAGTTCAAGGTGAAGTAGCAGATGGAAAAATAGGTGACATTGTCATTTCTCGTACCTCTGAAATTAAAGTAATTGATAAGAAAACAGGAATTACTTTAAGTACAAATAACATTCCTTACGGATCTACCATTTTTGTGAAAAACGGAGATACAATCCAAAAAGATCAAGCTATTTGTCAGTGGGATCCATATAATGGTGTAATTATCTCTGAGTTTGCTGGTAAAATCCAGTACGAAAACGTGGAGCAAGGTGTTACCTTCCAAGTAGAGATTGATGAGCAAACAGGATTCCAAGAAAAAGTAATTTCTGAATCAAGAAATAAAAAATTAATTCCAACACTTCACATTTTAAATAGTAAAGGTGAAATTCAACGTTCATACAACTTACCAGTAGGTTCTCACTTAATGGTAGACGATAATGAAAAGATAAAAGTTGGTAAAATTTTAGTAAAAATACCGCGTAAATCTGCAAAATCTGGAGATATTACAGGAGGTTTACCACGTGTAACAGAATTGTTTGAAGCGCGTAACCCTTCAAATCCAGCAGTAGTGTCTGAGATTGATGGTGTAGTTTCTTTTGGTAAAATTAAAAGAGGTAACCGCGAGATCATTGTAGAGTCTAAATTTGGTGACATCAGAAAGTATTTAGTAAAACTTTCCAACCAAATCCTAGTACAGGAAAATGATTATGTACGTGCAGGAATGCCGTTATCGGATGGTTCTATTACGCCAAACGACATCTTAAATATCAAAGGGCCTTCTGCGGTACAGCAGTATTTAGTTAATGAAGTACAAGAAGTATATCGTTTGCAAGGTGTGAAAATTAATGACAAACACTTTGAGGTGATTGTGCGTCAAATGATGCGTAAAGTACGAATTGGAGATCCAGGAGATACCATCTTCTTAGAAAACCAACTCATTCACAAGTCAGATTTCATTAGAGAAAACGACAATCTTTACGGTCAAAAAGTAGTAGAAGACGCAGGTGAATCAGAAAACTTTAAAGCAGGACAAATCGTTTCTCCAAGAGAATTGAGAGATGAAAACTCTGTATTGAGAAGGGCTGATAAAAACTTAGTATCTGCAAGAGACGTAGTGCCAGCAACGGCAACACCAATCTTACAAGGTATTACAAGAGCGTCGTTACAAACGAAATCATTTATCTCTGCGGCATCGTTCCAAGAAACTACAAAAGTACTGAACGAAGCAGCGGTAAGCGGTAAAGTAGATTCATTAGAAGGATTAAAAGAAAATGTAATTGTTGGACATAAAATTCCAGCAGGAACAGGAATGCGTAAGTACGATGATATCATTGTAGGTTCGAAAGAAGAATACAACGAAATCATGGCGGCGAAGCATGAAATAAACTTTTAATGATGAGTGATAAAGCAAACGAAAAACAAATCAATATTGAGTTAGATGAAACCATTGCGGAAGGAACGTATTCCAATTTGGCAATCATCAATCACTCAGCAACTGAATTTGTAGTAGATTTTGTAAACATTATGCCAGGGAGACCAAAGGCAAAAGTGAAATCTAGAATTGTATTGACGCCACAACATGCCAAACGATTAATGAAGGCATTAGGGGAAAACATACAACGCTTTGAAAAAGCTCATGGACAAATTAAAGAATTTGATCAAGCTCCAATTCCGATGAATTTCGGACCGACTGGAGAAGCATAAAACAAAAAACCTCAATTTTCGGATTGAGGTTTTTTTATATAGGCGCATTCAGAAAATACGTAAAGCCTTTTAAATACTAATATTTCTTTGTAAATTAAAGAAACATAAAACCCCGAAAATGACCGATATGGTTCAAAAACGGGGTTTTCTTTTTTCTCTAGCCATGAAAATACAAAGAATTTCTGATTTACAAACCCGTTTATCTCTTTTTTCGATATCTGAAAATTACACGCTGTTTTATGAGCGTTTTTTGCAAAGTGATTTAGGTAAGATTTATACAGCCATTCCTTGGGACGATTTGGTAGCCACTTTTAATATTAAGGAACACAAACTAGGTAGGAATATGCTTTTCAGTCCTAAAGGTCGTCTAGCTTTAATGTTTTTAAAACATTATGCTTGTTGTAGCGATAAACGTCTTTTAGAACAACTTAACAGTAATGTTGACTATCAGTTTTTTTGTGACATTTCTTTAGGTTTTAATCGGTTGACAAATTCTAAAATCGTGAGTCAAATACGATGTGAGTTAGCGGGCTGTTTGGATATTGAAGTCTTGGAAAAGTGTCTATACGTAAACTGGTCTGGTTATATAGAGAATCCTGATCAAGTCACTGTGGATGCTACTTGTTATGAGAGTGAACTGCGATATCCTACCAATCAAAAGCTACTATGGGAAGCTGTTCATTGGATGTACAATCAACTCCGCAAAAATGCTAAAGTAGTAGGGGTAAAAATGATACGCAGTAAATACTTGAAATGGAAACTACGTTATCATGGCTTTAGCAAGATGCGTCGTAAGTCCAAGTCCAAACGAAAATCACTGACACGGGCACTTTTATTGTTATTAAAGAAGTTTATCGACTTTGAAGCTCACTTACGTAAAAAGTACAACTTGCAAGCAAGTGTACAATACTATCGCAGAGTAGCCACCATCAAAAAAGCCTACCTCCAACAAGAACAGCACTTTAGAACAGGTGAAAAGATTAAAGACCGTATTGTAAGTATTGCAAAAGATTACCTGAGACCTATTGTTAGAGGAAAAGAAATCAAGCCTGTAGAATTTGGAGCAAAAGTCAATAAACTACAGATCGATGGAATTAGTTTTATAGAACACCTAAGTTTTAATGCTTTTAATGAGGGAACACGACTGCAAGCCACCATCTACAAAGCACAACAACTTACCCATAGAAAAACCAAGATTATTGGGGCAGATGCCATATATGCCACTAATAAGAATAGAAAATTTATCACAAAGCATCAGATCAAAACTGACTTTAAAAGAAAAGGGAAGCCGCCTAAAGACTATAAAGAGGAGCAAAAACTTAAGCGCCTAATCACAAAAGAAAGAGCTACACGATTGGAAGGTAGTTTTGGAAAAGAAAAAGAGCATTACCTTCTCAAAAAAATAAAAGCCAAAACAAAGCCCACGGAAACCTTGTGGATATTCTTTGGCATACATACCGCTAATGCTTTAGAAAGGCGCATTCAGAAAATACGTAAAGCCTTTTAAATACTAATATTTCTTTGTAAATTAAAGAAACATAAAACCCCGAAAATGACCGATATGGTTCAAAAACGGGGTTTTCTTTTTTCTCTAGCCATGAAAATACAAAGAATTTCTGATTTACAAACCCGTTTATCTCTTTTTTCGATATCTGAAAATTACACGCTGTTTTATGAGCGTTTTTTGCAAAGTGATTTAGGTAAGATTTATACAGCCATTCCTTGGGACGATTTGGTAGCCACTTTTAATATTAAGGAACACAAACTAGGTAGGAATATGCTTTTCAGTCCTAAAGGTCGTCTAGCTTTAATGTTTTTAAAACATTATGCTTGTTGTAGCGATAAACGTCTTTTAGAACAACTTAACAGTAATGTTGACTATCAGTTTTTTTGTGACATTTCTTTAGGTTTTAATCGGTTGACAAATTCTAAAATCGTGAGTCAAATACGATGTGAGTTAGCGGGCTGTTTGGATATTGAAGTCTTGGAAAAGTGTCTATACGTAAACTGGTCTGGTTATATAGAGAATCCTGATCAAGTCACTGTGGATGCTACTTGTTATGAGAGTGAACTGCGATATCCTACCAATCAAAAGCTACTATGGGAAGCTGTTCATTGGATGTACAATCAACTCCGCAAAAATGCTAAAGTAGTAGGGGTAAAAATGATACGCAGTAAATACTTGAAATGGAAACTACGTTATCATGGCTTTAGCAAGATGCGTCGTAAGTCCAAGTCCAAACGAAAATCACTGACACGGGCACTTTTATTGTTATTAAAGAAGTTTATCGACTTTGAAGCTCACTTACGTAAAAAGTACAACTTGCAAGCAAGTGTACAATACTATCGCAGAGTAGCCACCATCAAAAAAGCCTACCTCCAACAAGAACAGCACTTTAGAACAGGTGAAAAGATTAAAGACCGTATTGTAAGTATTGCAAAAGATTACCTGAGACCTATTGTTAGAGGAAAAGAAATCAAGCCTGTAGAATTTGGAGCAAAAGTCAATAAACTACAGATCGATGGAATTAGTTTTATAGAACACCTAAGTTTTAATGCTTTTAATGAGGGAACACGACTGCAAGCCACCATCTACAAAGCACAACAACTTACCCATAGAAAAACCAAGATTATTGGGGCAGATGCCATATATGCCACTAATAAGAATAGAAAATTTATCACAAAGCATCAGATCAAAACTGACTTTAAAAGAAAAGGGAAGCCGCCTAAAGACTATAAAGAGGAGCAAAAACTTAAGCGCCTAATCACAAAAGAAAGAGCTACACGATTGGAAGGTAGTTTTGGAAAAGAAAAAGAGCATTACCTTCTCAAAAAAATAAAAGCCAAAACAAAGCCCACGGAAACCTTGTGGATATTCTTTGGCATACATACCGCTAATGCTTTAGAAATCGGTAGAAGAATCTGCAAAAACCAACAAATAGCAGCATAAAATTTTAAAATAGCTTACCAAAACTATGGAATAGGTATGTCTTGTCGTTAACAAAATCAACCAAAAAGAACCTAAAAACGATTTAAAATGAAAATCCAAGAAATGAAATAGATCAAATCTTGGATTTTTATGTTTTAGCTAGCTTTAAGTGAGCTATTTTCTGAATGCGCCTAGAAATCGGTAGAAGAATCTGCAAAAACCAACAAATAGCAGCATAAAATTTTAAAATAGCTTACCAAAACTATGGAATAGGTATGTCTTGTCGTTAACAAAATCAACCAAAAAGAACCTAAAAACGATTTAAAATGAAAATCCAAGAAATGAAATAGATCAAATCTTGGATTTTTATGTTTTAGCTAGCTTTAAGTGAGCTATTTTCTGAATGCGCCTATATACAGACTTATTTGTAAAATCTATTAAGAGTTAGGCGCATTCAGAAAATATCTAAAGCCTTGTAAATACTAGTATTTCTTTGTAAATTAAAGAAACATAAAACCCCGAAAATGACCGATATTGTGCAAAAACGGGGTTTTCTTTTTTCTCTAGCTATGAAAATACAAAGAATTAGTGAGTTTCAGCACAAATTTTCCTTTTTATCTTCTGTTGAAAATTTTGATGCATATTATGTTCGATTTTTAGAGAGTGATCTTGGTAAGATTTACACTGCCATTCCTTGGTCTGATTTGGTTAGATACTTTGACCTTAAAGAATCTTCTAAAGGAACTAAAATGTCCTTTAGTCCACAAGGTCGGATTGCGCTGATGTTTTTAAAACATTATGCCTGTTGCAGTGATAAGCGACTTATAGAACAACTCAACAGTAATATTGATTATCAGTTTTTTTGTGATTTACATTTGGGTTTTGACCGTATCACTAATTATAAAATCGTAAGTCAAATACGATGTGAGCTATCTGCTAGCTTAAACATTGATGTATTGCAAAAATGTCTATATGTACACTGGTCTGATTATATTGAGAATCCTAATCAGCTTACCGTAGATGCCACTTGTTACGAGAGTGAACTGCGGTATCCTTCCAACCAAAAGCTACTATGGGAAGCTGTGAACTGGATGTATAAGCAACTCCGTAAAAATGCCAAGGTAGTGGGAGTAAAAATGATACGGAGCAAATACCTGAAATGGAAGCGACGCTATCACAATTTTAGCAAGATGCGTCGCAAGACCAAGTCAAAACGAAAATCACTAACACGTTCACTTTTAGGGTTATTAAAGAAGTTTATCGACTTTGAAGCTGAACTTCGTAGCTATGATCATCTACGAGGCAGTGTACAATACTATCGCAGAGTAGCTACAATCAAAAAAGTTTACTCTCAACAAGAATATCACTTCAGAACAGGTAATAAGATTAAAGACCGTATTGTAAGTATTGCAAAGGACTACTTACGACCTATCGTTCGAGGAAAAGAAATCAAACCCGTAGAGTTCGGAGCCAAAGTTAACAAACTACAAATCGATGGAATTAGCTTTATAGAACACCTAAGTTTTCATGCCTTCAATGAGGGAACGCGACTGCAAGCTACGATCTATAAAGCACAAGATCTTACCCATAGAAAAACCAAGATCATTGGAGCAGATGCTATATATGCCACAAACAAGAATAGAAACTTTGTCACAAAGCACAAGATTAAAACCGACTTCAAAAGAAAAGGAAGGCCTCCTAAAGACTACAAGCAAGAGAAAAAATTAAAGAGCTTAATCACAAAAGAAAGAGCTACGCGATTAGAAGGTAGCTTTGGCAAGGAAAAAGAGTATTATCATCTCAAAAAAATAAAAGCAAAAACAAAGCTTACAGAAACCCTGTGGATATTCTTTGGTATACATACCGCTAATGCCTTAGAAATCGGAAGAAGAATCTACAAAAAGCAACAAATAGCAGCATAAATTTTTAAAATAGTTTACCAAAACTATGGCATAGGTATGTCTTATCGTTAACA harbors:
- the rpoB gene encoding DNA-directed RNA polymerase subunit beta, with the protein product MFINQTERLNFASAKHTPEYPDFLDIQIKSFQDFFQLETKSEERGEEGLYNTFQENFPITDTRNQFVLEFLDYFVDPPRYNIQECIERGLTYSVPLKARLKLYCTDPEHEDFETIVQDVYLGTIPYMTPSGTFCINGAERVVVSQLHRSPGVFFGQSFHANGTKLYSARVIPFKGSWIEFATDINSVMYAYIDRKKKLPVTTLFRAIGFESDKDILEIFDLAEEVKVSKSGLKKVLGRKLAARVLNTWHEDFVDEDTGEVVSIERNEIVLDRDTILEKEHIEEIVEAGVKMILLHKEENQAGDYAIIHNTLQKDPTNSEKEAVEHIYRQLRNAEPPDEETARGIIDKLFFSDQRYNLGGVGRYRMNKKLGLNIDMDKQVLTKEDIITIIKYLIELINSKAEIDDIDHLSNRRVRTVGEQLAQQFGVGLARMARTIRERMNVRDNEVFTPIDLINAKTLSSVINSFFGTNQLSQFMDQTNPLAEITHKRRLSALGPGGLSRERAGFEVRDVHYTHYGRLCPIETPEGPNIGLISSLGVFAKVNSMGFLETPYRKVENGKVDINKFSYLSAEEEEGMKISQANIPTTEDGTISVDKIIAREEGDFPVVTPSEVDYTDVAPNQIASISASLIPFLEHDDANRALMGSNMMRQAVPLLRPQSPIVGTGLERQVASDSRVLVNAEGDGLVEYVDANKITIKYDRTDDERLVSFDGDSKTYNLIKFRKTNQSTSINLKPIVRRGDRVKKGQVLCEGYATQKGELALGRNMKVAFMPWKGYNFEDAIVISEKVVREDIFTSIHIDEYSMDVRDTKLGAEELTNDIPNVSEEATKDLDEHGMIRIGAEVKPGDILIGKITPKGESDPTPEEKLLRAIFGDKAGDVKDASLKASPSLHGVVINKKLFSRAIKDKRKRAKDKEEIASLELEYTSKFEELRGILIEKLFTIVNGKTSQGVQNDLGEEVLPKGKKFTLKMLNAVEDYAHLTGGTWTTDDATNSAVADLVHNYKIKLNDLQGALRRDKFTISVGDELPAGILKLAKVYIAKKRKLKVGDKMAGRHGNKGIVARIVRQEDMPFLEDGTPVDIVLNPLGVPSRMNIGQIYETVLGWAGEKLDRKYATPIFDGASLDQINEITDEAGIPRFGHTYLYDGGTGERFDQPATVGIIYMLKLGHMVDDKMHARSIGPYSLITQQPLGGKAQFGGQRFGEMEVWALEAYGASSTLREILTVKSDDVIGRAKTYEAIVKGESMPEPGLPESFNVLMHELKGLGLDIRLEE
- the rpoC gene encoding DNA-directed RNA polymerase subunit beta' — its product is MARNKDKNTVKRFNKISIGLASPESILAASKGEVLKPETINYRTHKPERDGLFCERIFGPVKDYECACGKYKRIRYKGIVCDRCGVEVTEKKVRRDRVGHINLVVPVAHIWYFRSLPNKIGYLLGLPSKKLDMIIYYERYVVIQPGDAKNEAGEPVQKMDFLTEEEYLNILESLPQENLYLDDTDPNKFIAKMGAECLIELLSRIDLDQLSFDLRHKANNETSKQRKTEALKRLQVVESLRDANKNRENRPEWMIMKVVPVIPPELRPLVPLDGGRFATSDLNDLYRRVIIRNNRLKRLMEIKAPEVILRNEKRMLQESVDSLFDNTRKSSAVKTDSNRPLKSLSDSLKGKQGRFRQNLLGKRVDYSARSVIVVGPELKLYECGLPKNMAAELYKPFVIRKLIERGIVKTVKSAKKIIDKKEPVVWDILDNVIKGHPVLLNRAPTLHRLGIQAFQPKLIEGKAIQLHPLACTAFNADFDGDQMAVHLPLGPEAILEAQLLMLASQNILNPANGSPITVPSQDMVLGLYYMTKLRKSTPERKIKGEGLTFYSAEEVVMAYNEKKIELNASMKIRAIDFNDEGELVPQIIETTVGRVLFNEKVPPQAGYINEVLTKKSLRTIIGKVLRLTDIPTTSNFLDEIKGLGYGFAFRGGLSFSLGDIIIPKEKQELIDIANKEVDTITMNYNMGLITNNERYNQVIDKWTTTNANLTELSMKHISEDQQGFNSVYMMLDSGARGSKEQIRQLTGMRGLMAKPKKSTAGGGEIIENPILSNFKEGLSILEYFISTHGARKGLADTALKTADAGYLTRRLVDVSQDVIVNIHDCETLRGVEVKALKKSEEVVEKLKERILGRVSLQDVYNPLTEEILVEAGQEISEEIAEAIEDSPVESVEVRSPLTCEAPKGICAKCYGRNLSTNKMVQIGEAVGVVAAQSIGEPGTQLTLRTFHMGGTASNISEENQLKAKFAGVAEIEELKTVQGEVADGKIGDIVISRTSEIKVIDKKTGITLSTNNIPYGSTIFVKNGDTIQKDQAICQWDPYNGVIISEFAGKIQYENVEQGVTFQVEIDEQTGFQEKVISESRNKKLIPTLHILNSKGEIQRSYNLPVGSHLMVDDNEKIKVGKILVKIPRKSAKSGDITGGLPRVTELFEARNPSNPAVVSEIDGVVSFGKIKRGNREIIVESKFGDIRKYLVKLSNQILVQENDYVRAGMPLSDGSITPNDILNIKGPSAVQQYLVNEVQEVYRLQGVKINDKHFEVIVRQMMRKVRIGDPGDTIFLENQLIHKSDFIRENDNLYGQKVVEDAGESENFKAGQIVSPRELRDENSVLRRADKNLVSARDVVPATATPILQGITRASLQTKSFISAASFQETTKVLNEAAVSGKVDSLEGLKENVIVGHKIPAGTGMRKYDDIIVGSKEEYNEIMAAKHEINF